One genomic segment of Caldisericia bacterium includes these proteins:
- the speD gene encoding adenosylmethionine decarboxylase produces LEISGCDPEVLNDIEKVRDILTEAANRANAEVRETAFHRFHPHGVSGVVVISESHLSVHTWPEHGYAALDIYTCGEDTDPWKALKFAAEEFKAREVYLTSISRGERENGRFVHKITKNLSGNLVEESGEEAMDVVS; encoded by the coding sequence CTTGAAATCTCTGGATGCGATCCAGAAGTGTTGAATGACATTGAGAAGGTGAGAGACATTCTCACAGAGGCAGCGAACAGGGCTAACGCCGAAGTTAGGGAGACGGCTTTTCACCGATTTCATCCCCATGGCGTTAGTGGAGTGGTTGTTATATCGGAATCCCATCTCTCTGTACACACCTGGCCAGAGCATGGGTATGCAGCACTTGACATCTACACATGCGGAGAGGACACAGACCCATGGAAAGCACTTAAATTTGCAGCAGAGGAGTTTAAAGCCAGGGAGGTTTACCTCACCTCCATTTCACGGGGTGAGAGGGAGAATGGAAGGTTTGTGCACAAAATAACGAAGAATCTATCGGGGAATCTTGTGGAGGAAAGTGGTGAAGAAGCGATGGATGTGGTTTCATGA
- a CDS encoding DUF1926 domain-containing protein, protein MRKFAIVIHNHQPIGNFDEVFIDAIQKAYIPFLETLIKFPKIKVGLHTSGCLFEFMEKKKINRYFDLVKELVNRGQVELISGGFYEPLLFLLPEEDRIFEIEMMNGYLLNKFNYNPKGLWLTERVWEPHLAKSIRKAGLIYTLIDDNGFRKIGIEGDDLFHYYITEEEGYTLNIFPILKTLRYMIPYHPVEEVISFLKGSSKVDEILVYGDDGEKFGLWPGTYEHVYNNGWLHRFFDALSREESVETVFPSDIISLYPPRKRVYIPPTSYEEMEEWALPYEKQKEFRNLKEKKIDRTLIGGGFFRNFLVKYEESNKMHKRMLFLREGISKNSNAYTHYLRSGCNCAYWHGIFGGLYLPHLRDAIYREIITAERESKRKSGFYIEDYNKDGVEEIIYRNERFMLFFDRRGGRLVELDDILLGKNLTNVMTRYRESYHSDIPKEENPHDTGVKTIHEIFRLKDKDALKYLKFDLYTKESFLDHHLNSIEEIGKNKPCLDMYDYEISKDRLLFKREGLSKEFVIGKDFIEVTVSMSKAANFYVMELNLSIPIEDVEVVERGTSIVVSKKDRLSIEVSREALFRFEPIYTVSNSPSGIEKIYQGISLFLVFPLREEYNKIKVKLGELK, encoded by the coding sequence ATGAGAAAATTTGCTATAGTTATTCACAATCATCAGCCCATTGGAAATTTTGATGAAGTTTTTATAGATGCAATTCAAAAGGCTTACATTCCATTTCTTGAGACCCTAATTAAATTTCCAAAGATAAAGGTTGGTTTGCATACATCAGGATGCCTTTTTGAATTTATGGAGAAAAAGAAAATCAACAGATACTTTGATTTGGTTAAGGAACTTGTAAATAGAGGACAGGTTGAGCTTATAAGTGGAGGTTTTTACGAACCTCTCCTGTTCCTACTTCCTGAGGAGGATAGAATCTTTGAGATAGAGATGATGAATGGGTATCTTTTAAATAAATTTAACTATAATCCAAAGGGCCTCTGGCTTACAGAGAGAGTATGGGAACCTCATCTTGCAAAAAGTATTAGAAAGGCAGGATTAATTTACACACTTATTGATGATAATGGATTTAGAAAGATTGGCATAGAGGGAGATGATTTGTTTCATTATTATATAACAGAGGAAGAAGGCTACACTTTGAATATATTTCCAATTCTGAAGACTTTAAGGTATATGATTCCCTACCATCCTGTGGAAGAAGTGATTTCCTTTTTGAAGGGTTCTTCCAAGGTGGATGAAATTCTCGTTTATGGTGATGATGGAGAGAAATTTGGTCTATGGCCCGGCACATATGAACATGTTTACAATAATGGTTGGCTTCATAGATTTTTTGATGCATTAAGTAGAGAAGAATCTGTTGAGACAGTGTTTCCTTCAGATATTATTTCTCTTTATCCTCCAAGAAAACGTGTCTATATACCACCTACATCCTACGAAGAGATGGAGGAATGGGCTTTACCTTATGAAAAACAAAAAGAATTTAGAAATTTAAAGGAGAAGAAGATCGATAGAACTCTTATTGGTGGAGGATTTTTTAGGAATTTCCTTGTAAAGTATGAAGAATCAAACAAGATGCATAAAAGAATGCTTTTTTTAAGAGAGGGAATTTCAAAAAATTCTAATGCCTATACTCATTACTTGAGAAGTGGTTGTAATTGTGCCTATTGGCATGGAATTTTTGGCGGACTCTACCTCCCACATCTAAGAGATGCAATTTACAGAGAAATAATCACTGCTGAAAGAGAAAGTAAGAGAAAAAGTGGGTTCTACATTGAAGATTACAATAAGGATGGTGTTGAAGAAATCATTTACAGGAATGAGAGATTTATGTTGTTTTTTGATAGAAGGGGTGGAAGGTTGGTAGAACTGGATGATATTTTATTGGGAAAAAATCTTACAAATGTTATGACAAGATATAGAGAGAGCTACCACTCCGATATACCTAAGGAAGAGAATCCCCACGATACTGGAGTTAAAACAATACACGAAATTTTCAGATTAAAAGATAAAGATGCGCTCAAGTATCTCAAATTTGATTTATATACAAAGGAGAGTTTCCTTGATCATCATCTAAATTCTATTGAGGAAATAGGTAAAAATAAACCCTGCCTTGACATGTATGACTACGAGATTTCAAAAGATAGACTTCTATTTAAAAGAGAGGGACTGTCTAAGGAATTTGTGATTGGAAAGGATTTTATAGAAGTTACTGTTAGTATGAGTAAAGCCGCTAATTTCTATGTAATGGAGTTAAATTTAAGCATCCCAATTGAAGATGTTGAAGTGGTAGAGAGAGGAACTTCTATTGTAGTATCCAAAAAGGATAGACTTTCCATAGAAGTCAGTAGAGAAGCGTTATTTAGATTTGAACCAATATACACAGTTTCCAATTCTCCCTCTGGTATTGAAAAGATATATCAAGGTATCTCTCTATTTTTAGTCTTTCCATTGAGGGAAGAGTATAATAAAATAAAAGTAAAATTAGGAGAATTAAAATGA
- the galT gene encoding galactose-1-phosphate uridylyltransferase, which translates to MPELRKDPVIGRWVIISTERALRPHDYKVEEEKKETDLSKCPFEPGNEKMTPPEIMAYRKPGTKKDEKGWWVRVVPNKYPALRIEGELNKRGVGMYDMMNGIGAHEVVIETPNHFEEMHKMPEKQIEEVLWAWRDRMLDLRRDKRFKYILIFKNKGSQAGASLEHPHSQIIALPIVPVRVKEELHGSKLYYDYKDRCVFCDILNQELGERERLVEENGEFVSFVPFAPRFPFEIWILPKKHSCDYTEITRAGVASLSRVLKRTLQRLTLALNDPPYNLIIHTSPTDELNLPYYHWHIEIMPRITKVAGFEWGTGFYINPTKPEDAAMYLREIEL; encoded by the coding sequence ATGCCAGAATTGAGAAAGGATCCTGTCATAGGAAGATGGGTTATTATATCTACTGAAAGGGCATTGAGGCCACATGACTACAAGGTGGAGGAGGAGAAAAAAGAAACTGATCTTTCAAAGTGTCCCTTTGAGCCAGGTAATGAGAAGATGACACCTCCAGAGATAATGGCTTACAGGAAACCTGGGACAAAAAAGGATGAGAAAGGTTGGTGGGTTAGAGTTGTCCCAAATAAGTATCCTGCCCTGAGAATTGAAGGAGAGTTAAATAAAAGAGGAGTGGGAATGTATGATATGATGAATGGAATTGGTGCCCATGAAGTGGTTATTGAAACTCCAAACCATTTTGAGGAGATGCACAAGATGCCAGAAAAACAGATAGAAGAAGTTTTGTGGGCATGGAGAGATAGGATGCTTGACTTAAGAAGGGATAAGAGATTTAAGTATATTCTCATATTCAAAAACAAAGGATCTCAGGCAGGAGCATCTCTTGAACATCCACACTCCCAGATAATAGCTTTACCCATTGTTCCTGTAAGGGTGAAGGAAGAGCTTCATGGTTCAAAGCTTTACTACGATTACAAAGATAGATGTGTATTTTGCGATATTTTAAATCAGGAACTCGGAGAAAGGGAAAGGCTTGTTGAGGAAAATGGTGAGTTTGTCTCGTTTGTTCCCTTTGCTCCAAGATTTCCATTTGAAATATGGATTTTGCCAAAGAAACATTCATGTGATTATACAGAGATTACAAGAGCAGGGGTTGCAAGTCTCTCCCGTGTTTTGAAGAGGACTCTTCAGAGACTTACATTAGCCTTGAATGACCCACCGTATAATCTTATAATTCATACTTCCCCCACAGATGAACTGAACCTACCTTACTATCACTGGCATATTGAGATAATGCCAAGAATAACAAAGGTTGCAGGATTTGAATGGGGTACAGGTTTTTACATAAATCCCACAAAACCAGAGGATGCAGCTATGTATCTAAGGGAGATAGAATTATGA
- the speE gene encoding polyamine aminopropyltransferase, whose translation MWFHDRFEPTEVHLHGFSDYIAGKETKYQKIEILKSPFFGKMLIIDGDVQSSEKDEYIYHESLVHPALTILKKPENVLILGGGEGATLREVLKHKTIKNITMVDIDKESIEFAKKHLKEWHRGSFDSPKLNLILGDALKIVDELKEDSFDAIISDVTEPFEGGPSYKLFTREFFEKLKRLLKKDGVFSLQASMLRNVTYELHRAIHWTLKEVFPLVFSYYSYVPSFDTTWGFCLASDELNPRDFSIDEIDRRIGERIEGELRFYDGETHKKLFLLPKDIREILKKKVNIIEEDRPFVLPKKDSL comes from the coding sequence ATGTGGTTTCATGACAGGTTTGAACCCACAGAGGTTCACCTCCATGGGTTCTCAGATTATATAGCAGGAAAGGAGACTAAGTATCAAAAGATAGAGATACTTAAGTCTCCTTTCTTTGGTAAGATGCTTATAATTGATGGGGATGTTCAATCCTCTGAAAAGGATGAATATATATATCATGAATCCTTAGTTCATCCAGCACTAACAATTTTAAAAAAGCCAGAAAATGTACTTATACTTGGAGGAGGAGAGGGAGCAACTTTAAGGGAAGTTTTAAAGCACAAAACCATAAAAAACATAACCATGGTGGATATAGATAAAGAGAGTATAGAGTTTGCAAAGAAACACCTCAAGGAATGGCATAGAGGTTCTTTTGACTCACCGAAACTGAACCTTATCCTTGGAGATGCGCTCAAAATAGTTGATGAACTCAAAGAGGATAGTTTCGATGCAATAATATCTGATGTTACAGAACCATTTGAGGGAGGACCATCCTATAAACTCTTCACAAGAGAGTTTTTTGAGAAATTAAAGAGACTACTTAAAAAAGATGGGGTATTCTCGCTTCAGGCATCAATGCTAAGAAATGTCACTTATGAACTTCACAGGGCAATACACTGGACATTAAAGGAGGTCTTTCCTCTTGTCTTCTCCTACTACTCCTATGTCCCTTCCTTTGATACAACATGGGGATTCTGCCTTGCAAGTGATGAACTAAATCCAAGAGATTTCTCAATAGATGAGATAGATAGAAGAATAGGTGAGAGAATAGAGGGAGAGCTAAGGTTTTACGATGGAGAAACACATAAGAAGTTGTTTCTTTTGCCAAAGGATATAAGGGAAATTTTAAAGAAGAAAGTAAACATTATAGAAGAAGATAGACCCTTTGTTTTACCCAAGAAGGATAGTCTCTAA
- a CDS encoding glycoside hydrolase family 57 protein: MKGKFSIVLHTHLPFCLGKGRWPFGEEWLFETVFDTYLPLLKVLNELVEEGKRFKIVVGLTPVLLEQLKSYYFKEKFLEYLDQKEELGKKDLVHFKGNPTYTKLTEYYLKEIEDIRNLFVSLNEDIVSGFISLERKGFVELITSAATHAYLPLLKNDLSREVEVKSGVIIHKNWTGTSPLGFWLPECGYKPGVEEILKENGIKYFILDAHSLVEGREIIMEYGRRLPKLKIPSESRTFLPYEIKDDLYVFLRNPSTSEQVWSRDFGYPGDGVYREFHKKFEVSGFQYWKITDKNVPLGEKEIYSVDEAREKAKVHAHHFVSLLKEKLSSFYRESGIEGIILSAYDTELFGHWWYEGPLWLKEVLSLISEDKDIDSVSPSDFIKTGVRRKGLFRESSWGLGGFHYTWYNSETSWMWDMIHEDEDEFKSLFHKLSGKEGSLLLKEFLLELSSDWPFLVTTSQAKDYGKERFLEHRRKFLNIVEFLKGIKRETIDLDKIETEDFIFKDLMIEDLRR; the protein is encoded by the coding sequence ATGAAAGGAAAGTTTAGTATTGTTCTTCACACCCATCTTCCATTCTGTCTTGGAAAGGGAAGATGGCCCTTTGGTGAAGAATGGCTTTTTGAGACAGTTTTTGATACCTATCTACCCCTTCTTAAGGTATTAAATGAATTGGTTGAAGAGGGGAAGAGATTTAAGATTGTTGTTGGATTAACTCCAGTTCTTCTTGAGCAATTAAAATCTTATTACTTCAAGGAGAAGTTTCTTGAGTATCTTGATCAAAAAGAGGAGCTTGGTAAGAAAGATCTTGTTCATTTTAAAGGCAATCCTACCTATACAAAACTTACAGAGTATTATCTGAAGGAGATTGAAGATATAAGAAATCTCTTTGTTTCTCTAAATGAAGATATAGTTTCAGGCTTTATTTCTCTTGAAAGAAAAGGTTTTGTTGAGTTAATAACATCTGCTGCAACCCACGCCTACCTTCCCCTTTTAAAAAATGATCTATCACGAGAGGTAGAGGTAAAAAGTGGAGTAATAATTCATAAAAATTGGACAGGAACTTCTCCTTTAGGATTCTGGCTACCTGAGTGCGGATACAAGCCTGGTGTGGAAGAAATTCTTAAAGAAAATGGAATAAAATATTTTATACTGGATGCCCATTCACTTGTTGAAGGTAGAGAAATTATTATGGAGTATGGAAGAAGACTTCCAAAATTGAAGATTCCATCTGAATCAAGAACCTTTCTTCCATACGAGATAAAAGACGATTTGTATGTCTTTTTAAGAAATCCATCAACCAGTGAGCAGGTGTGGTCAAGGGATTTTGGTTATCCAGGAGATGGAGTTTATAGAGAGTTCCATAAGAAGTTTGAGGTTTCAGGTTTTCAGTACTGGAAGATAACAGATAAGAATGTTCCTCTTGGAGAAAAAGAGATATATAGCGTTGATGAGGCAAGGGAAAAGGCAAAAGTTCATGCTCATCATTTTGTCTCACTTTTAAAGGAGAAACTCTCCTCATTTTATAGAGAAAGCGGAATAGAAGGAATAATTCTTTCAGCATATGATACAGAACTATTTGGTCATTGGTGGTATGAGGGTCCCCTGTGGCTAAAGGAGGTTCTATCTCTTATAAGTGAAGATAAAGATATTGATTCAGTTTCTCCCTCAGATTTTATAAAGACTGGAGTGAGAAGAAAGGGATTATTCAGAGAGAGTTCATGGGGATTGGGAGGGTTTCATTACACATGGTATAATTCAGAGACTTCATGGATGTGGGATATGATACATGAAGATGAAGATGAATTTAAGTCTCTATTTCACAAACTTTCAGGAAAGGAAGGTTCTTTACTTCTAAAGGAGTTTCTACTTGAATTGAGTTCAGACTGGCCATTCCTTGTTACAACATCTCAGGCAAAAGATTATGGAAAGGAGAGGTTTTTGGAACACAGAAGAAAATTTTTAAACATTGTTGAGTTTTTAAAAGGTATAAAAAGGGAGACTATAGATTTAGATAAGATTGAAACGGAAGATTTTATATTTAAAGATTTAATGATAGAGGATTTAAGGAGGTAG
- the glgA gene encoding glycogen synthase GlgA has translation MKIAFVVSEAVPYIKTGGLGDVAGTLPIYLNRLGFNTILVLPLYKKIKDKNLELELVEKGNVKLGERTFPFLIYRHREAQVYFIENDEFFLRDSPYNTKEGDYPDNYIRFAFFSKVSLDFIVKRGDTDVIHVHDWQTALLPVYKRLFYPDIKEKVVLTIHNIGYQGIFSKDVLKEISLPPSLFTIDGLEFYGNVNYLKGGILFSDCVTTVSPSYAKEIQTKEYGFGLEGVLRKIRNKLYGILNGIDYSYWNPETDKFIKVNYGKENLHKKSENKLLLFKELNIDFDPSLPLFSIISRLVPQKGIDILIEGFDDIMKLPLNFVLLGTGDREFEEKLMSLGEKYRNKFIPLIKFDESLAHRIYAASDFFLMPSKFEPCGLGQMIALRYGTVPVVRRTGGLKDTIQNYHEKTKCGNGISFDEYDSFELVRSVERGVKIFKDIDVYERIQKIGMSCDYSWDSSAKEYLNLYRRLKEE, from the coding sequence ATGAAGATAGCATTTGTTGTGTCTGAGGCAGTGCCTTACATAAAGACAGGTGGACTTGGTGACGTGGCAGGAACACTACCCATCTATTTGAATAGACTGGGGTTTAATACAATTCTTGTTCTTCCACTTTATAAGAAAATAAAGGATAAGAATCTGGAGCTTGAACTTGTAGAGAAAGGAAATGTAAAATTAGGTGAAAGAACTTTTCCTTTCTTAATATACAGACACAGGGAAGCTCAGGTATATTTTATTGAAAATGATGAATTTTTCCTAAGGGATTCTCCATATAACACAAAAGAGGGGGATTATCCTGATAATTATATAAGATTTGCCTTTTTTTCAAAGGTAAGCCTTGATTTTATAGTTAAAAGGGGAGATACTGATGTAATTCATGTTCATGATTGGCAAACAGCGTTGCTTCCAGTGTATAAGAGGTTGTTTTATCCAGACATTAAAGAGAAGGTAGTTCTTACGATACACAATATAGGTTATCAAGGTATTTTTTCAAAGGATGTTTTAAAGGAAATTTCTCTTCCACCTTCACTTTTCACAATAGATGGCCTGGAGTTTTACGGCAATGTAAATTATTTAAAAGGTGGGATACTCTTTTCAGATTGTGTAACAACCGTTTCTCCTTCCTATGCAAAGGAGATACAAACAAAGGAGTATGGATTTGGACTTGAGGGTGTACTCAGGAAGATAAGAAATAAATTGTATGGGATTCTCAATGGTATAGATTACTCCTACTGGAATCCAGAGACAGATAAGTTTATTAAGGTAAATTATGGAAAGGAGAATCTTCATAAAAAGAGTGAAAATAAATTGTTGCTATTCAAGGAATTAAACATAGATTTTGACCCCTCTCTCCCGCTTTTCTCTATAATATCAAGACTTGTTCCTCAGAAAGGTATAGATATTTTAATAGAGGGTTTTGATGATATTATGAAACTTCCACTCAATTTTGTTCTCCTTGGAACAGGAGATAGGGAGTTTGAAGAAAAACTTATGTCCTTGGGAGAGAAATACAGGAATAAATTTATCCCTCTTATAAAGTTTGATGAATCTCTCGCCCATAGAATTTATGCTGCCAGTGATTTCTTTCTCATGCCATCAAAGTTTGAACCATGTGGTTTAGGTCAGATGATTGCTTTAAGATACGGAACTGTTCCTGTAGTCAGAAGGACGGGGGGTCTTAAGGATACAATTCAGAACTACCACGAAAAAACTAAGTGTGGAAATGGCATAAGTTTTGATGAGTATGACTCCTTCGAACTTGTTAGGTCAGTGGAGAGGGGAGTAAAAATATTTAAAGATATAGATGTCTATGAGAGAATTCAAAAGATAGGGATGAGTTGTGATTACTCATGGGATTCCTCTGCAAAGGAATATTTAAACTTATACAGGAGGTTAAAGGAGGAATAA
- a CDS encoding PBP1A family penicillin-binding protein, with product MFYPRRIVSKRRERRIEKRKPSKFGRLLLIFAIVIISVILLVFIISFNYYITLSQTLPDIKEIEYDPPESSEIFDRDGNLIKTVFFVENRIYVPLSEVPKNFIDALIASEDRNFFKHRGIDIKAMFRAFYVNWKEGRIVEGGSTLTQQLARELFLSKKVSIERKLKEIILALRLEKIYSKEEILEYYINQVYFGSGAYGVEAAARRYFGKHAKDLTLPESAMLVGVLPAPSKYSPRVDFEAAKERQKIVLMKMVREGYITKEEMEEAYDTPIKLKEYREEPESDINGWFIDYVKEKVRKMYGEELLYKGGLKIYTTIDPKIQKIAIDSLNGVIEENVKRGIFSDENKDELGVRQPQGAVVVLSPKTGEILAMVGGRDYKESQFNRCLALRKPGSSFKIFDYTPAIENGVLTPASILVSESINIGGWKPKEWIYGYFGPLTVRQALIRSSNICAVKTGMRVGLDRVVYYARKMGIRSPLKPYPSMTIGGFEVTPLDMAVAYSTLSNMGERVDATGILKIVGKDGRILYEHKVNPIRVVSPEASYIMTDIFKDVVYHYFPDLSKYPIAGKSGTAGDYTSGWFIGYTKDFTVSTYIGSDKELIGLEGVRNWGVRFAGKVWKKVFEELIKIKKPKDWERPEGVVYKDVCSESGLLPTPYCPKIKREIFIRGFEPKVECPLHRTEYVEVAVCIDSGLLATECTPKDRIEIRKFVKGEEPTEYDDTYSCDFDVLIFPSGKVKIGTKVVINIKFKNETGEMVKIFVDGEERAILPKEHPIFSLAFEEEGEHELIFKLMDKEGNEISHIRRKVEVIGE from the coding sequence TTGTTTTACCCAAGAAGGATAGTCTCTAAAAGAAGGGAGAGAAGAATAGAAAAGAGGAAGCCTTCCAAATTTGGAAGGCTTTTACTTATCTTTGCTATTGTAATTATATCCGTTATCCTTTTGGTATTCATCATCTCCTTCAACTATTATATAACTTTATCCCAGACCCTGCCGGATATAAAAGAGATAGAGTATGACCCACCAGAATCCTCTGAGATATTCGATAGGGATGGAAACCTAATTAAAACTGTATTTTTTGTTGAAAATAGAATATATGTCCCTCTATCAGAGGTTCCAAAAAATTTTATAGATGCCCTAATTGCCAGTGAGGATAGAAACTTCTTTAAACACCGTGGGATTGATATAAAGGCTATGTTTAGAGCTTTTTATGTAAACTGGAAGGAGGGAAGGATAGTTGAGGGAGGTTCAACCTTAACACAACAACTTGCAAGGGAACTATTCCTTTCAAAGAAGGTTAGCATTGAGAGGAAATTAAAGGAGATAATACTTGCCCTTCGCCTTGAAAAGATTTACTCAAAGGAGGAGATACTTGAATACTACATAAATCAGGTTTACTTTGGTTCAGGTGCATATGGAGTTGAGGCAGCAGCAAGGAGATACTTTGGAAAGCATGCAAAGGACCTCACCCTTCCTGAATCAGCAATGCTTGTTGGAGTTTTACCTGCACCAAGTAAGTATTCTCCAAGGGTTGATTTTGAAGCTGCAAAGGAGAGACAGAAAATAGTTCTTATGAAGATGGTAAGGGAGGGATACATAACAAAGGAGGAGATGGAGGAAGCATATGATACTCCCATTAAGCTTAAGGAGTACAGGGAGGAACCTGAATCAGATATAAATGGGTGGTTTATAGATTATGTGAAGGAGAAGGTAAGGAAGATGTATGGGGAGGAACTATTATATAAGGGGGGACTTAAGATATACACAACCATTGACCCAAAGATTCAGAAGATTGCCATAGATTCCCTAAATGGTGTTATAGAGGAGAATGTGAAAAGGGGGATATTCTCTGATGAGAATAAGGATGAACTTGGAGTAAGACAACCTCAGGGAGCAGTTGTTGTTCTTTCTCCAAAGACAGGGGAGATACTTGCAATGGTTGGTGGAAGGGACTACAAGGAGAGTCAGTTCAATAGATGCCTTGCATTAAGAAAACCTGGTTCATCATTCAAGATATTTGACTACACCCCTGCCATTGAGAATGGTGTTTTAACTCCTGCATCAATACTTGTTTCTGAATCCATCAACATTGGTGGATGGAAACCAAAGGAGTGGATATATGGCTATTTTGGACCTCTAACAGTAAGACAGGCACTTATCCGTTCATCAAACATATGTGCAGTAAAGACTGGAATGAGGGTTGGACTTGATAGGGTTGTATACTATGCAAGGAAGATGGGGATAAGGTCTCCCCTTAAACCATATCCATCAATGACAATAGGAGGATTTGAGGTTACTCCCCTTGATATGGCTGTGGCATACTCAACACTATCAAACATGGGTGAGAGGGTTGATGCAACAGGGATACTAAAGATTGTTGGAAAGGATGGAAGGATTCTCTATGAACATAAGGTCAATCCAATAAGGGTTGTATCCCCTGAGGCAAGTTATATAATGACAGATATATTCAAGGATGTTGTCTATCACTACTTCCCTGATCTCTCCAAGTATCCAATAGCAGGAAAGAGTGGAACTGCAGGAGACTACACAAGTGGATGGTTTATTGGATACACAAAGGACTTTACAGTTTCAACATACATAGGTTCAGATAAGGAACTCATTGGACTTGAGGGAGTTAGAAACTGGGGAGTTAGATTTGCAGGTAAAGTGTGGAAGAAAGTCTTTGAGGAACTTATAAAGATAAAGAAACCAAAGGATTGGGAGAGGCCAGAGGGGGTTGTTTATAAAGATGTGTGTTCTGAAAGTGGACTTCTCCCAACACCATACTGTCCGAAGATTAAGAGAGAGATTTTTATAAGAGGTTTTGAACCAAAAGTTGAATGCCCTCTTCACAGAACAGAGTATGTTGAAGTTGCCGTTTGCATTGATTCTGGGCTTCTTGCCACAGAGTGCACTCCAAAGGATAGAATAGAGATAAGGAAGTTTGTAAAGGGAGAGGAACCAACCGAGTATGATGATACCTATTCATGTGATTTCGATGTCCTTATATTCCCATCTGGAAAGGTAAAGATTGGAACCAAAGTGGTGATAAATATAAAGTTTAAGAACGAAACAGGAGAGATGGTAAAAATATTTGTTGATGGAGAAGAAAGAGCTATCCTTCCAAAGGAACATCCCATATTTTCTCTTGCCTTTGAAGAGGAAGGGGAACACGAACTTATCTTTAAACTTATGGATAAAGAAGGAAATGAAATATCCCATATAAGACGGAAAGTTGAGGTAATTGGTGAGTAA